One window of Trichoderma breve strain T069 chromosome 3, whole genome shotgun sequence genomic DNA carries:
- a CDS encoding major facilitator superfamily domain-containing protein: protein MEKSAEAGVESPQISCPSDQQLTTDGVNPATEKSTEAHQSEAEEDSHWITGRKLLAIMVCITAVLFLVFLDTAIISTAIPKITDEFHSLHDVGWYGSGFQLPSAAIQPLTGKIYSKFRNKWTFLSFFLLFEIGSVICGAATSSTMLIVGRAVAGMGSAGLLTGGLIIISACVPLHRRPVLVGGALTEYTTWRWCFYINVPIGAVVVLFMIFVVIPDGSVKAGPLTVLRSIHRELDLVGFALLAPAVIQLLLALQYGGNQFSWNSSQVIGLFCGAGATGLVFCAWLLHRGDEALIPPSLAGTSAVWSASLTQTSLFTTVFLAAYFIPIYFQTVKGASPLLSGVYMLPAIFAQLLGAVLSGAMVQRTGYVIPYALAASALTAIGNGLLALYSPSTSVGKWVGYQLIAGLGRGLGLQMSLLAVQTALQQSLVPVATSLVIFVQTLGTAVFLAVSNTLFDQSLVSELSVNAPNVDPTQVIAAGATGFRGHVNVEDIPGILLSYSNSIDRVFYIAAALGAVAFVTSNFLGWIDLRSKKPVAAGTVEA from the exons ATGGAAAAGTCGGCAGAGGCCGGTGTTGAGTCCCCCCAGATATCTTGTCCGTCGGACCAGCAACTTACTACAGATGGTGTCAACCCGGCCACAGAAAAGTCCACGGAGGCGCACCAGTcagaagcagaggaagatTCACACTGGATCACAGGGAGAAAG CTGCTTGCCATCATGGTCTGTATAACCGCCGTGTTGTTCCTCGTGTTCCTGGACACTGCCATCATTTCCACTGCCATCCCCAAAATCACGGACGAGTTTCATTCCCTCCACG ATGTGGGATGGTATGGGTCAGGCTTCCAACTGCCCTCAGCGGCAATACAGCCCCTGACTGGAAAAATATACTCGAAATTCAGGAACAAGTGGACCTTCTtaagcttcttcctcctcttcgagATTGGATCTGTAATTTGCGGGGCGGCCACGTCCTCTACGATGCTC ATTGTCGGACGAGCGGTGGCAGGGATGGGAAGCGCTG GCCTATTGACCGGGGGGTTaatcatcatctccgcctGCGTCCCGTTGCACCGTCGGCCGGTCCTAGTTG GAGGCGCTCTGACCGAGTACACAACCTGGCGGTGGTGCTTCTACATCAATGTCCCCATCGGCGCGGTGGTCGTCTTGTTCATGATATTCGTCGTCATCCCCGACGGCAGCGTCAAGGCCGGGCCTCTGACTGTCCTGCGCTCTATCCATCGCGAGCTGGATCTCGTCGGGTTTGCCCTGTTGGCCCCGGCCGTCATTCAGCTCCTCCTGGCGCTGCAGTACGGCGGCAACCAGTTCAGCTGGAACTCGTCCCAAGTCATTGGGCTCTTCTGCGGTGCCGGCGCCACCGGCCTCGTCTTTTGCGCCTGGCTGCTGCACCGCGGCGACGAAGCCCTCATACCACCGTCGCTGGCGGGCACATCTGCCGTCTGGTCAGCCTCCCTGACCCAGACGTCCTTGTTCACGAccgtcttcttggcagcTTACTTCATTCCCATATACTTTCAGACCGTCAAGGGCGCGAGCCCTCTGCTGTCGGGGGTCTACATGCTGCCCGCCATCTTCGCGCAACTCTTGGGAGCCGTCTTGTCAGGGGCAATGGTCCAGAGGACGGGCTACGTTATTCCCTATGCGCTCGCCGCTTCTGCGCTCACGGCTATCGGCAATGGCCTGCTCGCCCTCTATTCGCCTTCCACGTCCGTTGGCAAGTGGGTTGGCTACCAGCTGATTGCCGGTCTAGGACGCGGTCTTGGATTGCAGATG AGCTTGCTTGCCGTCCAGACGGCTCTCCAACAGTCTCTCGTTCCGGTTGCAACCTCGCTTGTCATCTTCGTACAGACTCTTGGCACGGCCGTCTTCCTGGCCGTCTCCAACACTCTTTTCGACCAGAGTCTTGTCAGCGAGCTGTCCGTGAACGCACCCAATGTCGACCCCACCCAAGTGATCGCTGCCGGAGCCACCGGGTTTCGAGGCCATGTGAACGTCGAGGACATCCCCGGCATCTTGTTGTCTTACTCGAACAGCATCGACCGTGTTTTTTATATCGCCGCTGCGCTTGGGGCTGTCGCATTCGTGACATCTAATTTCCTAGGGTGGATTGATTTGCGATCAAAGAAACCGGTTGCGGCGGGAACAGTGGAGGCGTGA
- a CDS encoding short chain dehydrogenase domain-containing protein yields MASYLVTGASRGIGFEFVRQLSADANNIVIALVRDKEATERKIAAEITASNITVVQADITNIKDLQAAVAIISEITNGTLDYVIANAGKISDWSGLDDVQDLGLADPKLLEEDMLDLFRINVVGNAHLFNLVVPLVRKGTAKKVIAISSGLAEPTMTTKWKLTLGYPYAVSKGALNTLITKFQAQYIDEGILFLAVCPGTVDTGHLVNPNEKQQNNLMAMGAAFQKYQPNFTGPVPPSEAVTDVLKVVHNATIEKDAGGFVSHFGNQQWL; encoded by the exons ATGGCCTCTTATCTTGTTACTGGCGCTTCGCGAGGCATTGGA TTTGAGTTCGTTCGGCAGCTATCCGCCGATGCCAATAACATTGTTATTGCTCTGGTCCGCGACAAAGAGGCAACAGAGAGGAAGATAGCCGCGGAGATTACTGCCTCCAATATCACTGTTGTCCAGGCCGACATAACCAATATCAAAGACCTTCAAGCCGCTGTCGCCATCATATCCGAGATAACCAATGGTACACTTGACTACGTCATTGCCAACGCAGGCAAGATCTCGGACTGGTCCGGCCTGGACGATGTCCAGGATCTGGGCTTGGCGGACCCTAAGCTGCTAGAAGAAGACATGTTGGACCTATTCCGCATAAACGTTGTTGGTAACGCGCATCTGTTTAACCTTGTTGTTCCGCTTGTCCGGAAAGGCACTGCGAAAAAGGTCATTGCCATCTCGTCAGGCTTGGCCGAGCCAACCATGACCACCAAGTGGAAGCTGACTCTCGGCTACCCTTACGCAGTCAGCAAAGGGGCTCTGAACACGCTCATTACAAAATTCCAAGCGCAGTATATTGATGAAGGAATCCTTTTTCTGGCTGTATGCCCAGGGACAGTCGACACGGGCCACTTAGTCAATCCAAACGAAAAGCAGCAAAACAATCTCATGGCTATGGGAGCGGCGTTTCAAAAGTATCAGCCCAACTTCACTGGGCCTGTACCGCCCTCGGAAGCAGTCACAGACGTGCTCAAGGTTGTGCATAATGCTACTATTGAGAAAGATGCTGGAGGATTTGTGTCGCATTTTGGCAACCAGCAGTGGTTGTAA
- a CDS encoding NAD(P)H-binding domain-containing protein — protein MKLIIVGASGFVATELISQALRRPDVTSLVALSHKPVTAPDGENAAKLKSVVISDYGEYPDDVKKELAGANACIWTVGITPPNLRKYPFEEVVRICQTSTLSGMKAFRETNPAPEFRFLYMGDPFEADSEKKPPFMIEYLQMRAETEEKVLAYARENKIDACVAKPGFMTGGPFSPLRTVIGLVFRLTPFGTLPVQTVAAAMLDQVVTGFEKEHLGIVDLKRIGTKAIEESGKR, from the exons ATGAAACTCATCATTGTCGGGGCCAGTGGCTTTGTTGCAACGGAACTCATCAGCCAGGCTTTGCGCCGACCCGATGTCACAAGTCTCGTCGCCCTATCTCACAAACCCGTTACTGCCCCTGACGGTGAAAATGCGGCCAAGTTGAAGAGTGTAGTCATTAGCGACTATGGAGAGTATCCTGATGATGTTAAAAAGGAGCTTGCAGGTGCTAACGCTTGCATATG GACTGTCGGCATCACACCACCCAATCTCCGCAAATATCCCTTCGAGGAGGTGGTCCGCATCTGTCAGACCAGCACACTGTCCGGAATGAAGGCGTTCCGTGAGACCAATCCAGCGCCAGAGTTCCGCTTCTTGTACATGGGTGACCCGTTTGAGGCGGATTCGGAGAAGAAACCGCCATTCATGATCGAGTATTTGCAGATGCGT GCCGAGACGGAAGAAAAGGTTCTTGCATACGCCCGAGAAAACAAAATCGACGCGTGCGTGGCCAAGCCTGGCTTCATGACCGGTGGCCCGTTTAGCCCTCTCAGGACTGTTATTGGCCTGGTCTTCCGCTTGACGCCATTTGGTACCCTGCCAGTACAAACAGTCGCAGCTGCGATGCTGGACCAGGTTGTAACTGGCTTTGAGAAGGAACACTTGGGGATTGTGGATCTGAAGAGGATTGGGACAAAGGCGATCGAAGAGAGTGGTAAACGATGA
- a CDS encoding fungal specific transcription factor domain-containing protein: MVAMSSTRSLLAQGVAKRRSTLMLIHTSSRDIDMYHYLRKLRNVKHERQPVRFVFPPPPLPWSPVNPDSNTLGLVDYFANVSYSTLSVLGVDARRLRNLLLRMTVSSNTLPTFALKSSLLAVSSLHRDGLRDLAFRYKIAAINALAESAKSGRPGALESAQHAATCMLLATFETQHHSESSGQWVLYVDSAKHIVQTTGLDQRSDQAELNPLLDWIYYLDVMSWFVMRHWRHPSTLPHSTTDKISLSRGKSPLLLNRPTSIRTVLEPIAAVCDILVEPHDPRAQAVEYQSRLRSLESTLINDPVAKTTITGLDEREDDIITELYQLATLVYLFNGTASSCIPDHQLDGLVDRGFYLIRKLSTCERAFPLLILGSEARNDEERMLLLELVHKTEAKHNESSLMRIRAGLEMVWSQRDLEADEDEYSDLSYLHRLDTVIGSACTLPFIS, translated from the exons ATGGTAGCCATGTCAAGCACGCGCTCTCTCCTGGCACAAGGAGTCGCAAAGCGCCGCTCGACATTGATGTTGATACACACATCTTCCAGAGACATCGACATGTATCACTATCTTCGAAAGCTGCGAAATGTAAAAC ATGAGAGACAGCCGGTCCGCTTCGTCTTCCCTCCACCACCTCTGCCCTGGTCTCCAGTTAATCCCGACTCCAACACTCTAGGACTAGTAGACTATT TTGCCAATGTGTCTTACTCCACGCTGTCCGTTTTGGGGGTTGATGCCCGACGTCTGAGAAATCTCTTGCTTCGTATGACTGTTTCCAGCAACACACTCCCCACCTTCGCGCTCAAATCATCGCTGCTGGCCGTATCTTCGCTGCATCGTGACGGTCTGCGGGACTTGGCTTTCCGGTATAAAATCGCTGCCATCAACGCCCTGGCGGAGTCGGCCAAGTCTGGACGCCCAGGTGCCTTGGAATCTGCGCAGCATGCTGCTACCTGCATGCTTTTGGCCACTTTTGAGACCCAGCACCACTCCGAGTCTTCAGGCCAATGGGTGCTTTATGTTGACAGTGCCAAGCACATTGTCCAGACCACAGGTCTTGACCAACGATCAGATCAAGCCGAGCTCAATCCTCTTCTAGATTGGATTTACTATTTGGACGTTATGTCGTGGTTTGTCATGCGGCATTGGCGCCATCCTTCCACATTGCCACATTCGACTACAGACAAGATTTCTCTGAGTCGTGGGAAATCTCCCTTG TTACTGAATCGCCCCACCTCAATTCGCACAGTTTTGGAACCTATTGCCGCCGTCTGCGATATTCTCGTAGAGCCCCATGATCCTCGAGCTCAGGCTGTTGAGTACCAAAGTCGACTTCGCTCACTAGAGAGTACACTTATCAATGACCCTGTGGCCAAGACCACTATAACAGGATtagatgagagagaagacgacaTTATAACAGAGCTTTATCAGCTCGCAACCCTTGTCTACCTTTTCAATGGAACAGCAAGTTCTTGTATTCCAGATCATCAGCTCGACGGCTTGGTCGATCGCGGATTTTACCTCATCAGAAAGCTCAGCACGTGCGAGCGAGCTTTCCCGCTTCTGATACTTGGTTCTGAAGCACGCAATGATGAGGAACGAATGCTCTTGCTCGAGCTTGTTCATAAGACTGAGGCAAAACACAACGAAAGCAGCCTCATGCGTATAAGAGCGGGCCTTGAGATGGTGTGGTCACAGCGAGACCTTGaagccgatgaagatgaataCAGCGACCTAAGCTACCTCCACAGACTAGACACTGTCATCGGCTCCGCATGTACACTGCCATTCATTTCATAA